TactagatttctaggaggaatttccgagcggGCGATTGCAAGGTTAATTTTTATAGCATGATTTTTATACCATGTAAAGACGGTCCATAAACTTCCGTCCGGCACTGTAGAAAAGCATGTGCCGCGAGAACTGTCACACGAATGTCAACATCAGGATCAGGCACCGCACTCGCGTACATGCGTTTACAGCCGATTCAAATTTTGTGGTTTTAGTTGAGAATTTCCTTACAAAAAACGTGAATATTTGCGCTGAAATTTGCCATAGTTTGTGATTCTACCGAGAGGCAACTGAACCAAGATGCCGAGATCCAAAAGAGACCAGAAAGGTAAGATTCTACTGCTTGTTTACAAAACCGCTTAAAACTGATCGCACGTTTCCGTTTCGCCCGAATAGTTTCGTTGACCAAAACCGATCGGAAGGGTCTCTCGAACAAACAGCAGATCATCGAGGACATCCAGGAGTGCCGACAAAAGTACGACAATGTGTTCCTGTTTTCGGTGCAGAATATGCGCAATGCCAAACTGAAGGACGTCCGAACGGCCTGGAAGAATTCGCGCTTTTTCTTCGGTAAGAACCGGGTGATGCAGCTTGGGTTGAAGTTCGTCAGCGATGACGGCGATGAAGACCCGAAGCTGGAGCAGGATTTGGAGAAGCTGCGGGACCAGATGATCGGCCAGTGTGGGTTACTGTTTACGTCCGAGAGCAAGGAAACGGTTCTGGATTGGTTCGATTCCTACTCGGCCGATGAGTTTGCACGAAGTGGATTCCGGGCAACGAAAACGATTCACTTGAAGGAAGGTCCTCTGGAGGAGTTCTCCCATGCCATAGAGCCACATCTGCGTTCGCTGGGAATGCCCACAAAGCTCGAACGAGGAATTGTCACATTGTACAAAGAGTTCACAGTTTGCGAG
This portion of the Aedes albopictus strain Foshan unplaced genomic scaffold, AalbF5 HiC_scaffold_561, whole genome shotgun sequence genome encodes:
- the LOC109423330 gene encoding mRNA turnover protein 4 homolog, translated to MPRSKRDQKVSLTKTDRKGLSNKQQIIEDIQECRQKYDNVFLFSVQNMRNAKLKDVRTAWKNSRFFFGKNRVMQLGLKFVSDDGDEDPKLEQDLEKLRDQMIGQCGLLFTSESKETVLDWFDSYSADEFARSGFRATKTIHLKEGPLEEFSHAIEPHLRSLGMPTKLERGIVTLYKEFTVCEKGKVLTPEQARILKLLGKPMAKFKVIINCCYTKENGFEEIKKRDIVVTKKTKKVLNKKPKKAKSEEAMSEDEDEDDEEDMSDEEDEDEEMDMDDEDDDDDEDDDKA